The sequence below is a genomic window from Humulus lupulus chromosome 3, drHumLupu1.1, whole genome shotgun sequence.
aaaagtaaaacacaaaagaaagaacaccaagaatacttggttcagatacaaccagtttggttgatcctacatccaaggctaggcagcaatgcctaagtcaaatccactatatctgaaactagattacaccctccaagctctcaagattacaacaacACTCATCCAACTTCTCTTGAAACACTCTCTCACTAGAGTATTACAACTCAGTTCTTGCTCTCAGCCAAAACTCTCAGAAATTGAATACTCTTAGGTTGATCaggcctaaaactatatatagggTCGAGATACAAGGACTAAAGAGACAAACAGAAACTAACTCTAACTAACAACAATTAGTTAGTCTGTTACAATTTACTGGTGTCCGCGCAGATGCAACTAGAGAAAACGTAGATGCAACTGGAAACACCAGAAAACTATGAGCTTTCATTTTGCTAATCATTTGATTGGTTGAGGAAAGAAGTCACAATCTTCACAATAACAATATCATATCCATATGTGTATATGCATGAAAAATGGCTAAGAACAATAATATTGCGAAAAGATGGAGAGTTTTGAGCGGCGAGAAGGAGTGGGAAGGTCTCTTAGAGCCTCTCGATCTAGACCTCCGCCGCTACGTGATTCACTACGGCGAGAGGGCACAGGCCATAGCCGACGCCTTCATCGCCGAGACCAAATCCAAGAACTGCGGCCTCTCGCGCTACCCGGCGGAGGGTTTCTTCTCTCACGTCGGCTTAGACAAAGGTAACCCTTTCAAATACGAGGTGACTACCTTTTTCTACGCTGCCTACGGAGATCTCGACGGCGGTGGCTCTGATAAGGTGTTCAAGAAGTCATCGCCTCCGCTGGCTGAGACCGAGACCTCTAACTGCATTGGCTACGTCGCTGTGGCTACGGACGAGGGCAAGGTTGCGTTGGGAAGGAGAGACGTGCTTGTggtttggaggggtagcatggtgtCCGAGGATTGGACGGCTGATTTCGAGTTTGATTTGGTGTCTGCTAAGGACATACTTGGTACGACCAACAATCCAAGAGTGCATAAAGGGTGGTACTCTGTCTACACTGCCACAAACACTTCTAAGTATAACCGCACTAAGTATAACTCATACTTAGTGCTCAACACTATGATATATATGACACTTTATGTACGTTGATGGTGCTGAATtaatattgttttattaaattataaaaaatataagacATAAAATTGCTCAGCACCACTTTGACACGTTGCTATTAAGGTGTACAATATCACATCATGTAGCTCTTATAAGTGGTTAGCCCATATTATTACTTATTAAACCAAAATATGAATGACCAGGTAATGAATTGTATCTATGATGACGTCATGTGGTGTTGGGCATCACTGGTGTCCTTTAGCAATTCTCAAAGTCTCACTCATTAAAATAAGACACACATTATCTTaagagtgttgctatttggcacCTTATGATTGGTTGGCGATACCCTATAATGCTTATTAAGTTTAAATAAGTGGGACCCGATATTAGATTGAACCAATAACGATATGTCGTACTTGTGGTGTTGGGTACTAGTGGTCCCTTAGCAATTCTCTTTAGggggatgtaaatggggcgggtcggCCCCGCCCCACTAAAGATTCGCCCCGACCAGCTAAGATTTTGCCCCGACCCGACCCGCCCCGTTAAGACTTTTGATCCGGGTCGAGTCAGACCCACCTCGGATGTGATGGAGCGGGTCAGACCTGACCcggtaaggtttttttttttttttttttaataaaagaaagactatttttttaaatgttacaatataaaaataaattacaagaaAATCTCTCATACCAGACATAAATGAGttgccaaatttttttttataaatggcaaaacatcaattttcttctctatctctcttaaatatactttgttttatatatatatattgattgtgGACCACCCTAAATAATTGTAGtaattagtttttaaaaattttattttttacaaaataaaaaaaaaactaagttgAGTCGTGATCCGACCCGCTTCAATTACTAGCGGATTGGGTCGGATCTCGACCTGCCCCAATTTTGCCCCACTTATTTTCAGATCATAGGCCGCCCCTTCGGGTCGGGGCTCCGACCCGCCTCAATCCACCTATTTTTTTTGCCATCCATAATTCTCTTATCTTAATGCTAGATatcaaattgatattttttttatctattaatACAAATAATGATGTGGCATTTAAAGTGGGGGATAAGATGGAGACACCAAATTTTAGGACAGGAGATTTTAATGGATGCCTTAGCATTAATCTTTTATGTGAAATTTATATTGACGTAacctatttattaatttatattgtCCTAATTGTAAATTGAACCAAATTTTGTTTTTTATGTCCTACAAAAAATAATTGTTCACGTAAAATGTGATTTatcttttttgtttgtttgttaatttggcactttattttaaatcatggAGATGGTAAGGTTGCTATAATTATCTTTATGAGTTTATATAATATTGTATtaataagaaaaatataaaactaGAAAATTGATGTATTATTTAAGAACATATCAACGGCCAAAACACACACATATGCATATTTGTATCAATTtaactaattattattattattattattagtagggaatttactcatttggtactttgtgtttttgcaaagtatcattttagtacctctgttttcaataatactcatataaTACCTAGTATttcaaaattatacatatttgatacctcagatttgataaataattttttgtcaatataatcaaactattatcagttatatgtaattaagtaattaaatttaaatttggaacttatataattaataacactTTAAATAAatttgagtttatggtactaaatatgtacgattttaaaatacagggtacaaaatatgtatgatttcaaaataTTAGATAccaaattaatattattgtaaACATAtagtaccaaaataatactttacaaacccttattattatttcttttattttaaaataggtTTCCACAGAAGTGAAGAAACTAATGTCGAAATACCAAGAGGAAGAACTGAGCATAACAGTGACTGGCCACAGCATGGGAGCTGCACTCGCAACACTCAATGCAGTCGACATGGCTTATAACAAAGTGAACGTATTTTCCAGCAACCCAAACAAGACTGTTCCGATCACCGCCTTCGTCTTCGCCAGTCCTCGTGTTGGAGACCGCGGCTTTGGCAGTGTCTTTTCTGATCTCAACACTGGAGCAAGCCTTCACCTCCTCCGAGTGAATGAATTTCTCGACGTTGTCCCCCAATACCCTCTGATTTTCCAAGGCTATGTCGACGTGGGACACTTGCTGCTCCTCATGGTTCTCAAATCGCCATACATCAAGCCATTCTTGCATTTGGTTGCCACCAGAAAGTGGCTGCCGGTTCATAGTTTGGAGCTTCATTTGCATGGAGTTGCAGGAACGCAGGGTGTTTTCGGAGGGTTCAACTTGGAAATCGATCGCGACCTTGGTCTCATGAACAAAGGAGGAGACTTTGTTAAGGATGAGTATCTGA
It includes:
- the LOC133821728 gene encoding phospholipase A1-II 4-like — its product is MAKNNNIAKRWRVLSGEKEWEGLLEPLDLDLRRYVIHYGERAQAIADAFIAETKSKNCGLSRYPAEGFFSHVGLDKGNPFKYEVTTFFYAAYGDLDGGGSDKVFKKSSPPLAETETSNCIGYVAVATDEGKVALGRRDVLVVWRGSMVSEDWTADFEFDLVSAKDILGTTNNPRVHKGWYSVYTATNTSKYNRTKYNSYLVLNTMIYMTLYVSTEVKKLMSKYQEEELSITVTGHSMGAALATLNAVDMAYNKVNVFSSNPNKTVPITAFVFASPRVGDRGFGSVFSDLNTGASLHLLRVNEFLDVVPQYPLIFQGYVDVGHLLLLMVLKSPYIKPFLHLVATRKWLPVHSLELHLHGVAGTQGVFGGFNLEIDRDLGLMNKGGDFVKDEYLKIVSWWTEKNKSMVQNDDGSWELKDSQDQYN